A window of the Brassica oleracea var. oleracea cultivar TO1000 chromosome C1, BOL, whole genome shotgun sequence genome harbors these coding sequences:
- the LOC106299858 gene encoding transcription factor MYB3-like, translating into MGRSPCCDESGLKKGPWTPEEDQKLINHIRKHGHGSWRALPKQAGLNRCGKSCRLRWTNYLRPDIKRGNFTAEEDQTIINLHSLLGNKWSSIAGHLPGRTDNEIKNYWNTHIRKKLLQMGIDPVTHRPRTDHLNVLAALPQLLAAANFNNLLTLNQNIQLDATSVAKAQLLHSMIQVLNINNHTSSSSFNIHHTNNNNFGQSSFLENRPNISENLYDPTESLSHIDHQPLGSFSSLHGLFPHQNDQDMIPPLISASSDESKQTQMMIKNKEILKHSDHTSNPSSTSTFTQDHQPWCDIIDDEASDSFWKEIIEQTCSEPWPFRE; encoded by the exons ATGGGAAGATCGCCGTGTTGCGATGAGAGTGGGCTAAAGAAAGGGCCATGGACGCCAGAAGAAGATCAGAAACTGATAAATCACATACGAAAGCACGGTCATGGAAGCTGGAGAGCTCTTCCAAAGCAAGCCGGTTTAAACCGGTGTGGGAAGAGTTGCAGATTGAGATGGACTAACTACTTGAGACCAGACATCAAAAGAGGAAACTTCACTGCTGAAGAAGACCAAACCATCATTAACCTTCATTCTCTTCTTGGAAACAA GTGGTCGTCCATAGCTGGTCATCTTCCTGGAAGAACTGATAACGAAATAAAAAATTATTGGAACACGCATATTAGAAAGAAACTTCTTCAGATGGGAATCGATCCGGTGACCCACAGGCCAAGAACCGACCATCTAAACGTTCTAGCCGCTTTACCGCAACTTCTAGCCGCCGCAAATTTCAATAACCTCTTGACTCTAAATCAAAACATACAATTGGATGCAACAAGTGTTGCAAAAGCCCAATTGTTACATAGTATGATTCAAGTCCTCAACATCAACAACCATACCTCTTCTTCTTCCTTTAACATTCATCACACCAACAATAACAACTTTGGTCAATCTTCTTTCTTAGAGAACCGACCAAATATAAGTGAAAATCTCTATGATCCAACCGAAAGCCTCTCTCACATTGATCACCAGCCTTTGGGTTCGTTTTCTAGCCTGCATGGATTATTTCCTCATCAAAATGATCAAGATATGATTCCTCCATTGATTTCGGCCTCTTCTGATGAGTCTAAGCAAACCCAAATGATGATCAAGAACAAGGAGATTTTAAAGCATAGTGATCATACTTCAAACCCTTCATCGACCTCAACGTTCACACAAGACCATCAGCCATGGTGTGACATAATTGATGATGAAGCAAGTGATTCTTTTTGGAAAGAAATCATAGA GCAAACTTGTTCAGAGCCTTGGCCATTCCGTGAATAG